Proteins encoded within one genomic window of Eurosta solidaginis isolate ZX-2024a chromosome 1, ASM4086904v1, whole genome shotgun sequence:
- the pnr gene encoding GATA-binding factor A isoform X2 yields MYHSSAGYHDLTGGAAGNGGYHHQQAMNAPVYVPSNRALTQSQYNHVATHFGTAAAQNAWTTDSFGTAHAQLPAQFYTMGSWRAAYDPTGFQRSSPYESAIDFQFGEGRECVNCGAISTPLWRRDGTGHYLCNACGLYHKMNGMNRPLIKPSKRLTATRRLGLCCTNCGTRTTTLWRRNNEGEPVCNACGLYFKLHGVNRPLAMRKDGIQTRKRKPKKSNSSSDTSKDCKEDELKPSLALERHSLSSSVALSAKLQSDMALKSSGGSLNSPLSSISGGASINNNNPLHNLSLGAMNSSPSSGGSLHNSIHHMHLSSAAAAQQSRHSTISHTHPHTHAHSSAASTPSIHSASTPSSLSSSNLYSPQSIASSAQHSSSGYGSGGAHNVSKYEHLLGASSGSGGNIGNHNNSSTSAVSLSNGISASTPSPNYHHSAASAAQLHHHHHHHAAAAAAAHHAASHHSSSTALSGQHGGSSHMGSGGAGDGNSGGVAGYSVKSETNVSNYDYMSNCYFSGSFPPLSASSAAAAASSGMGMGMGVGVGMGVGMHGMHGSASELAGYHHQHNVIQAAKLMATS; encoded by the exons ATGTATCACTCTAGCGCTGGCTATCACGATCTAACAGGCGGTGCGGCTGGTAATGGCGGCTATCATCATCAACAAGCCATGAATGCGCCCGTCTATGTGCCCTCAAATCGTGCACTCACCCAAAGTCAATATAATCATGTGGCTACGCACTTTGGCACTGCAGCTGCACAAAATGCTTGGACAACAGATAGTTTTGGTACAGCGCATGCACAATTACCAGCGCAATTCTATACGATGGGCTCGTGGCGTGCAGCTTACGATCCCACCGGTTTTCAACGTTCCTCACCATATGAAAGCGCAATCGATTTCCAGTTTGGTGAGGGGCGTGAATGTGTTAATTGTGGTGCGATCAGCACACCATTATGGCGTCGTGATGGCACCGGTCATTATTTGTGCAATGCATGCGGACTTTATCACAAAATGAATGGCATGAATCGACCGCTTATCAAACCGAGCAAACGATTG ACAGCCACAAGACGGCTTGGGTTGTGTTGTACCAATTGCGGTACGCGTACAACAACGCTTTGGCGTCGTAACAATGAAGGTGAACCGGTGTGTAATGCTTGTGGACTGTATTTCAAGTTGCATGGTGTGAATCGGCCGTTAGCGATGCGTAAAGATGGCATACAGACGCGTAAGCGGAAACCGAAAAAATCGAACAGCTCATCGGATACTTCGAAGGATTGTAAGGAAGATG aacTGAAACCCTCACTCGCTCTGGAACGTCACAGCCTGTCTTCGTCTGTGGCATTATCTGCCAAACTGCAGTCTGATATGGCATTGAAGAGTAGTGGCGGCAGTCTTAACAGCCCCCTTTCCAGCATAAGCGGTGGTGCTAGCATCAACAACAATAATCCTTTGCATAACCTCAGCTTGGGCGCCATGAACTCCTCACCATCCTCCGGCGGCTCATTACATAACTCCATACATCACATGCATTTGTCTTCCGCCGCAGCTGCACAGCAATCACGCCACTCCACCATTTCACATACACATCCACACACGCATGCGCACTCATCTGCTGCAAGTACACCTTCGATACACTCAGCCTCTACTCCCTCATCACTTAGCTCCTCCAATTTATATTCGCCACAAAGTATTGCCAGTAGTGCGCAACATTCCTCTTCGGGCTACGGCAGCGGTGGAGCACACAACGTATCCAAATATGAACATCTACTAGGTGCAAGTAGTGGCAGTGGCGGCAATATTGGAAATCATAATAATTCATCTACAAGCGCTGTCTCACTCTCCAATGGTATTTCTGCTAGTACGCCTAGTCCTAATTATCATCATTCAGCCGCTTCGGCAGCGCAACTGcatcatcatcaccatcatcATGCCGCAGCAGCAGCGGCGGCGCATCATGCGGCATCTCACCATTCATCATCCACCGCATTGAGTGGCCAACATGGCGGTAGCTCACATATGGGTAGTGGTGGCGCGGGAGATGGCAATAGCGGGGGTGTGGCTGGTTATAGTGTGAAGTCGGAAACGAATGTCAGTAATTATGATTATATGAGTAACTGTTACTTTAGCGGCTCATTTCCACCACTCAGCGCATCGTCTGCGGCGGCCGCTGCGAGCAGTGGCATGGGCATGGGTATGGGCGTTGGTGTGGGCATGGGTGTAGGTATGCATGGCATGCATGGCTCAGCGAGTGAATTGGCCGGTTATCATCATCAACATAACGTCATTCAGGCGGCCAAGCTCATGGCCACTTCGTAA
- the pnr gene encoding GATA-binding factor A isoform X1, whose translation MYHSSAGYHDLTGGAAGNGGYHHQQAMNAPVYVPSNRALTQSQYNHVATHFGTAAAQNAWTTDSFGTAHAQLPAQFYTMGSWRAAYDPTGFQRSSPYESAIDFQFGEGRECVNCGAISTPLWRRDGTGHYLCNACGLYHKMNGMNRPLIKPSKRLILSLQTATRRLGLCCTNCGTRTTTLWRRNNEGEPVCNACGLYFKLHGVNRPLAMRKDGIQTRKRKPKKSNSSSDTSKDCKEDELKPSLALERHSLSSSVALSAKLQSDMALKSSGGSLNSPLSSISGGASINNNNPLHNLSLGAMNSSPSSGGSLHNSIHHMHLSSAAAAQQSRHSTISHTHPHTHAHSSAASTPSIHSASTPSSLSSSNLYSPQSIASSAQHSSSGYGSGGAHNVSKYEHLLGASSGSGGNIGNHNNSSTSAVSLSNGISASTPSPNYHHSAASAAQLHHHHHHHAAAAAAAHHAASHHSSSTALSGQHGGSSHMGSGGAGDGNSGGVAGYSVKSETNVSNYDYMSNCYFSGSFPPLSASSAAAAASSGMGMGMGVGVGMGVGMHGMHGSASELAGYHHQHNVIQAAKLMATS comes from the exons ATGTATCACTCTAGCGCTGGCTATCACGATCTAACAGGCGGTGCGGCTGGTAATGGCGGCTATCATCATCAACAAGCCATGAATGCGCCCGTCTATGTGCCCTCAAATCGTGCACTCACCCAAAGTCAATATAATCATGTGGCTACGCACTTTGGCACTGCAGCTGCACAAAATGCTTGGACAACAGATAGTTTTGGTACAGCGCATGCACAATTACCAGCGCAATTCTATACGATGGGCTCGTGGCGTGCAGCTTACGATCCCACCGGTTTTCAACGTTCCTCACCATATGAAAGCGCAATCGATTTCCAGTTTGGTGAGGGGCGTGAATGTGTTAATTGTGGTGCGATCAGCACACCATTATGGCGTCGTGATGGCACCGGTCATTATTTGTGCAATGCATGCGGACTTTATCACAAAATGAATGGCATGAATCGACCGCTTATCAAACCGAGCAAACGATTG attttATCCTTGCAGACAGCCACAAGACGGCTTGGGTTGTGTTGTACCAATTGCGGTACGCGTACAACAACGCTTTGGCGTCGTAACAATGAAGGTGAACCGGTGTGTAATGCTTGTGGACTGTATTTCAAGTTGCATGGTGTGAATCGGCCGTTAGCGATGCGTAAAGATGGCATACAGACGCGTAAGCGGAAACCGAAAAAATCGAACAGCTCATCGGATACTTCGAAGGATTGTAAGGAAGATG aacTGAAACCCTCACTCGCTCTGGAACGTCACAGCCTGTCTTCGTCTGTGGCATTATCTGCCAAACTGCAGTCTGATATGGCATTGAAGAGTAGTGGCGGCAGTCTTAACAGCCCCCTTTCCAGCATAAGCGGTGGTGCTAGCATCAACAACAATAATCCTTTGCATAACCTCAGCTTGGGCGCCATGAACTCCTCACCATCCTCCGGCGGCTCATTACATAACTCCATACATCACATGCATTTGTCTTCCGCCGCAGCTGCACAGCAATCACGCCACTCCACCATTTCACATACACATCCACACACGCATGCGCACTCATCTGCTGCAAGTACACCTTCGATACACTCAGCCTCTACTCCCTCATCACTTAGCTCCTCCAATTTATATTCGCCACAAAGTATTGCCAGTAGTGCGCAACATTCCTCTTCGGGCTACGGCAGCGGTGGAGCACACAACGTATCCAAATATGAACATCTACTAGGTGCAAGTAGTGGCAGTGGCGGCAATATTGGAAATCATAATAATTCATCTACAAGCGCTGTCTCACTCTCCAATGGTATTTCTGCTAGTACGCCTAGTCCTAATTATCATCATTCAGCCGCTTCGGCAGCGCAACTGcatcatcatcaccatcatcATGCCGCAGCAGCAGCGGCGGCGCATCATGCGGCATCTCACCATTCATCATCCACCGCATTGAGTGGCCAACATGGCGGTAGCTCACATATGGGTAGTGGTGGCGCGGGAGATGGCAATAGCGGGGGTGTGGCTGGTTATAGTGTGAAGTCGGAAACGAATGTCAGTAATTATGATTATATGAGTAACTGTTACTTTAGCGGCTCATTTCCACCACTCAGCGCATCGTCTGCGGCGGCCGCTGCGAGCAGTGGCATGGGCATGGGTATGGGCGTTGGTGTGGGCATGGGTGTAGGTATGCATGGCATGCATGGCTCAGCGAGTGAATTGGCCGGTTATCATCATCAACATAACGTCATTCAGGCGGCCAAGCTCATGGCCACTTCGTAA